The region CTCGGGCTCGAACTGCTTCCGTTGCTCCGGGATGAATTCCGCATTACGAATATCTCGCTGATACGTCCCAAACTCACCATCGAGCTGGGCGCCGACGGCAGATACGACTTCGAAAGCCCGCAGGCAGCCGGTGCAACGTTGCCGGCCGTGGCCTTGCCGAAGTTATCACTTTCGGGCGGGACGATCTTCTATGCGGACAAACGATCCGGAGGGGGATTCGATGCCGGAGATTGCAGCCTGGATCTGCGCGATCTGCTGCTCGCGGGCGGCGGCACAGACATCAGGAAGGATATCTCCTTCACGGCAGATATTCACTGCGGCAAGACTCGGTCCAGGGACTACACCGTATCCGACCTGAAACTTTCGGCCGATGCGAAGAACGGCGTCTTCGATCTCAAGCCGGTCACGCTGGGAATCTTTGGCGGGCAAGGTTCCGGGAGCATGCGTGCGGACTATTCCGGCGCATACCCGCTCTACCACGTTCGCTTTGCGCTGGCGCAGTTCCGCATCGAAGAACTGCTCAAGACCCAGTCACCGGAAAAGATCGCGGATGGGCCGATGGATTTCTCGATGAATCTGTCGCTGCAGGGCAAGACCGCACAGCAGATGAAGCAGAGCGCGAGCGGGGAGGTCGTACTCCGGGGCGAGAACCTCACGCTTGTCGGCCACGATCTCGAGTTGGAGTTCACCCGGTTCGAGTCCAGCCAGAACTTTAACCTCGTGGACGTGGGCGCCTTTTTCTTTGCCGGGCCTGTCGGTCTGGCGGTCACCAAAGGGTACAACTTTGCGAACGTCCTTAAAGGCTCGGGAGGCACCAGCGCCATTCGCACCTTCGTCTCCCATTGGAAAGTCGAACACGGCGTGATGCATGCGCAGGATGTGGCGATGGCAACCAGCGGGCACCGCATGGCGCTGTTGGGCGGGCTCGACATCGCCAATGCGCGTTTTGTTGATGTGACCCTGGCGCTGATCGATTCCGGGGGCTGCGCCGAAGTGCGGCAAAAAATCAGCGGTCCCTTTGTGAAGCCGGTGGTGGAGCAACCGAACATATTCAGATCCCTTGCCGGACCGGCGATCAAGCTGCTCAAAAAGGGCAGGGATCTCTTGCCCGGTGGGGCGTGCGATGTGATCTACGCCGGCTCGGTTGCGGCGCCGCATTGATTGGCGGCCTCATTTCGCATGTGCACCACGTCTTTGATATGGGTACCCAAAGTGCAGGGAAGCCGCACGTCCGGAATCGAGGCGATCCCCCTTGCGTGACAATGTTATGCAGCTGACTCCATCGGGGCAGTGCATCCCGGGCCGAAGGCGTGAGTGTGTTCATCCGTCGGCGAATTGGCGCTATCATCCAACCATTCCACTCGGGAACTCTGCTCATGCAAACGCGCAAACCTATCAACATCCCCGTCATTGCCGCCCCCATACAGGAAAACGGCATGACCGACAGCAGTTGTTCAGGCAGCGAGATCGTTGCGCTGATGGTGCTGGGCTACGCCATGGCGCCGGAGTTCATCGAGGGCGAGATTTTGGTCATCGAAACGGGCGCGCCCGCAACGGATGGCATGTTCGTGATCGGATCGGCAGACGGGGAATTCATCTTTCGTCAGCTCAAGCGCGACGACCGGGGCGGCTGGTGGCTGCATGCGCTCAACCCTGCCTATCCCGATATTGCGATCGCAGGTCCGGAGACGATCAAAGGCGTGGTCACCCACAAGAAGAAGCCCGGTTCGCGCAAGTCAGTCAAATATTACGTGCCGCATTATTGATCCGGCATTCATTATCCAAGAATCCGTTCGCATTGACCCTTCGACTGGGCTCAGGACTAAAGGCCTTGTCGAAATGTGAACGGATTCTTGTGCTTCGACAGGCTCAGCACGAACGGTAATGAGGTTCAAAGCGGGCCGGATCAATAGACCCTCTGAGAATTCAAACGGGATGGGGCCGGTTTTTCATTTCCGAAGCAGTCGTGGCCCTTGCCTGAAACGGGCGCACAACGCATCACAACTTCGTGCTTGGCCTGCGACGGCCCAAGATTTTTCGCGGAGAAGAGGGTGGATCAGGTCAATATATTTAACCTATCAACAAGATATCTATAATAAATTGGATCTATCGGCACTCGCGCCGTATGCTGGCCGTGCAGTTATCTCAAACAACCAAAGGAGATGATCATGACAACCGAATCCAAGTGCCCATTCCCCGGCCATGCGCGCACAAGCGCGGTCGCCGGAGCCAGATCGAACACAGACTGGTGGCCCGATCAACTGAAGGTGAACATGCTGCACCAGCACTCCCCGCTGTCCGATCCCATGGGCGAGAAGTTCAACTACGCCGAGGAGTTCAAGAGCCTCGACCTGAAGGCCGTGAAGAAGGATCTGCTGGCGCTGATGACCGATTCGCAGGACTGGTGGCCGGCCGACTTCGGCCATTACGGCCCTTTGTTCATACGCATGGCTTGGCATAGCGCGGGCACCTACCGCACCGGCGACGGTCGCGGCGGCGCGGGGAGAGGCAACCAGCGTTTTGCTCCCCTCAACAGCTGGCCCGACAACGTCAACCTCGACAAGGCGCGCAGGCTGCTGTGGCCGATCAAGCAGAAGTATGGCCGCAAGATCTCCTGGGCCGACCTGATGATCCTCACCGGTAACGTCGCGCTGGAATCGATGGGGTTCAAGACTTTCGGTTTCGCCGGCGGGCGCGAGGACATCTGGGAACCGGAAGAAGACATCTACTGGGGAGCCGAGGGCAAGTGGCTGGCCGACGAGCGCTACAGCGGCGACCGCAACCTGGAAAATCCGCTCGCCGCGGTGCAGATGGGCCTGATCTACGTGAACCCGGAAGGCCCGAACGGCAACCCCGATCCGCTCGCTGCCGCGCGGGATATCCGCGAGACCTTCGCCCGCATGGCGATGGACGACGAAGAGACAGTTGCGCTCATCGCCGGCGGCCACACCTTCGGCAAAACCCACGGCGCAGGCGATGCGGCACTGGTTGGCCCTGTGCCGGAAGCGGCCGGCATCGAGGAACAAGGCATGGGCTGGAAGAGCAGCTTTGGCACAGGCAAAGGCGGCGACACGATCTCCAGCGGCCTGGAAGTCACCTGGACCAGCACGCCGACGAAATGGAGCAACAACTTCTTCTGGAACCTGTTCGGCTACGAATGGGAGCTGACGAAGAGCCCGGCCGGTGCGCACCAGTGGCGGCCCAAGGGTGGCGTGGGCGCCGATACGATCCCCGATGCCCACGACCCCGCCAAGCGTCACGCGCCCGCCATGTTGACCACCGACCTCGCATTGCGATTCGACCCTGCCTACGAAAAGATCTCGCGGCGCTTCTACGAGAACCCGGATCAGTTCGCGGACGTGTTTGCACGGGCATGGTTCAAGCTCACGCACCGCGACATGGGGCCTCGTGCGCGCTATCTCGGCCCGGAAGTGCCTGCGGAACAACTCCTCTGGCAAGACCCCATCCCCGCCGTCGACCATGCGTTGATCGATGCACAGGACATCGCCGCCCTCAAGGGCAAGATACTGGCCTCGGGCCTGTCCGTTCCGGAACTGGTTTCCACCGCCTGGGCATCGGCGTCCACGTTCCGCGGCTCCGACAAGCGCGGCGGTGCGAACGGCGCGCGCATACGCCTGGCACCGCAGAAAGATTGGGAAGCCAACCAGCCTGCCCAGCTGGCAAAGGTGCTCAAGACGCTGGAAGGTATCCAGGGCGCGTTCAACAGTGCCCAGTCCGGCGGCAAGAAAGTTTCGCTTGCAGACCTGATCGTGCTGGGCGGCTGCGCAGCCGTCGAGGCGGCTGCGAAGAAGGCCGGCCACGACGTGAAGGTTCCCTTCGCACCGGGGCGCATGGATGCCTCGCAGGAGCAGACCGATGTGCACTCGTTCGCCGTGCTGGAGCCGATCGCAGACGGATTCCGCAATTACGTCCGCAAGGGACTCGAAGCATCGGCGGCCGAGCTGCTGCTGGACAAGGCACAGCTGCTGACGCTGACCGCCCCCGAGATGACCGTCCTGATCGGCGGCCTGCGCGCCCTGAATGCGAACGTCGGCCAATCCAAACACGGCGTATTTACCAAGCGCCCCGAAACACTGACCAATGATTTCTTCGTGAACCTGCTCGACATGAAAACGGCATGGCAGAAATCCGCCACAGCCGAAGGCGTGCTGGAGGGACGCGACAGGGCGACGGGCGAACTCAAATGGACAGGCACCATCGTCGATCTCGTCTTCGGTTCGAACTCGCAGCTAAGGGCACTCGCGGAAGTCTATGCCTGCAGCGATTCGCAACAGGCGTTCGTGCGCGACTTCGTGGCGGCGTGGAGCAAGGTGATGAACCTGGATCGGTTCGACATTGCGTGAACTCAATGGGTAGGGTTGCGCAGCTTCTACTTGCATCGGGGTATCCCGGAATCCGTAGGTCGGGTTAGCGATAGCGGTGCGTGTGTTGTAGGGGCTTTAGCCCCTTAGTGGATTGCCTGCCTTTGGTACAACCACGGCCTACCCCTTGCGGGCGTAACCCGACGCTATCGCTGCTCCTGTCTATGATGTCGGGTTACGCTACGCTAACCCGACCTACAGTGCTATAAATACCGGCTGGCATTTGTGGTCGCGGGCGAATGTGTGCTGCGCTATGACAACGAAGCAGGCAAGGGCGATCACAAGCATGTGCGCGGCAAGGAAATGAAATACCGTTTCGTCTCGGTCGACAAACTGGTGGCGGATTTTTTCGAGGAAGTCAAAAGGTGGCGCGATGAAAACAGTAACGATTGATATCCGGCCATTGGCCGACACGCTGGGCGATTTCACCCAGACCTGGAAGAGCGGCAAATCTTCCGCGCCGCGCGTCAGCTTCGAATCGCCCGAATTGCTGTTCAAAGTGCTGTCGGGCAAGCGTTGGGAACTGCTGAACGTAATGACCGGCGCCGGAGCCATGTCCATCCGCGAAGCGGCACGGCGTGTGGAGCGTGACGTCAAAGCGGTTCATGGCGATGTGACCGCATTGCTTAACGCCGGGCTGCTGTCAAAAACAGACGATGGAATGATCATCTTTCCCTACGATGCCATCCATGTGGACTTCATGCTCAAGGCGGCTTGAAACAATTTAAGGGGAGTCGCTGTTCGCCCCGGCCCTTCAATTCCGTTCGTCCTGAGCTTGTCGAAGGAACGAGCGGCGCGCAGCACACGCTTGCCCCACTAACTTGGGTGCGTCATGCCGATTGCGGAACGCTCCGGCGATCCTCAACCAAAATGCCGCGCACCGCCGCCTCATACTGCTCTTCACGCCAAGGTTCCTTCAGCGCCGCCGCGTACCATTCCCTCATAGCCTCCAGTTCCAGCAGGCGCGCTACATACTGCATCGCAGCCGGCTTCAATTGCAGGCCATAGGTCTGCACGCGGAAGGCGACCGGGGCATAGAAGGCATCAACCGCCGTGAATTGCGGCCCGGCCAAAAACGGGCCGCCAAACTTTTCCAGCCCTTTCAGCCACAGCGCATTCAGGCGCTCCAGCTCAAGCGCAAGCGGCGCGGCAATATCGACCAGCGGGGCGCAGATGCCGCAATTCATGCCGCAGCGTTGCCTCAGCTCAAAGAAGCCGGAGTGCATCTCCGCGGCAGCGCTACGCGCGTATGCGCGCGTAGCCGCACTCGAAGGCCACACATGCTCGTGCCGTTCGGCCAGATATTCAACGATGGAAAGCGAATCCCACACGCGCAGCTGCCCGTCTTTCAGGCAGGGAACCCTGCCCGACGGCGACACATCGGCGATGGTCGTCCCATCTGGCAAATTGCCAAAAGGAATAAGCGTCTCGGTGAACGGAATGGAAAGCTCACGCATCAGCACCCACGGGCGCAACGACCACGAGGAATAATTTTTGTTGGCGATGAAGAGTTCGTACATATTGCTATGCCTTTCCATATATCCCGAAGAATCTATTATTGGGGTTTCCATATTTGGCGACAACAAGAAACCTGTTGCCTCGTCATTCCGGCCCTTCGACAAGCTCTGGGCAGGCTGACCTTCGGTCAGGCCGGAATCCAGTCAGCTCCGTAGGTCGGGTTAGCGACAGCGTAACCCGACGTTGCTGCTGCGTGCGTCTCATGCTGTCGGGTTACACCCGCAAGGGGTAGGCCGTGGTTGTACCAAAGGCAGGCAATCCACTACGCAGCAAGCTGCGTGTGGAATTGACACTACGGGGCTAAAGCCCCAACAACACACGCACCGCTACGCTAACCCGACCTACGGGGCTCCTCCGTTCGTGGTGAGCTTGTCGAACCATGAACGGTGGACGCCTAACATTCAGCGTGTTACCCATCGAACCCTTCGACAGGCTCAGGGCGAACGGACTTAATCGGCGTTTCCTTAGCTAAGAAATAAATCCGTCCCCAATTTTTACTTGCAGACTTACGGTTTGCGGCGTTTGGAGGGAAGGTGCTGTTTGCCCTGCACCAGATCCTTGGTCGGAATCCAGCTGCGCTTCGACTTGGGCTTGTCGGTCTGTATGTTCTTCCCCTGATGGCTGTGTTGAGCCGCCTTGTAGCTCTGAATCGCCGCCAGCAACTGCTCCTGGGTGACCTGAATGCTTGGGTGCTTTTCCTTGGGATCAAAGTTGGAGAGCTGTTGCTTGATGTGGGCCAGCCGCGTGGCGCTGTCGTCCTTGGCGCGCTGCCCCGTCATCATCGCCTGCCCCTCGGCAGAGAGGGTATAGCCACCCTCTGCCTCGACGATCAGGCCACAAACACCCATGCGCGCAAACGCGTCCACCAGTTTGGACTTGGCCGGAATCTCGCCGTGTTGGGCCATGGCCAGCGCGGTGATGATCTCGTCCAGCGCGGCCGGGCGACGCTTGGCCGCAATGGTGAGGGACAACAGCAGGGCGGCATCGTCGTCGTAAACGGGGTACATGGTGAACCTTTGCAGAGTTAGCGTGCGTCCGGACTTGAGGGCGAGAGTGTAATGGATGCGGGCTGGTTAAGGCGGGTAACCGGTAGCCTTTGCCACAGTTTCCAAGCTCCGTAGGTCGGGTTAGCGCAGCCTAACCCGACGCTGCCGGCACTCCTCAATGCTGTCGGGTTACGCTGTTGCTAACCCGACCTACAGTGCTAATTATTTCCGATGCAGACCCCTCTGATTCCTCATATCAGCACTACCGCCCTGTTGCAGGATACTCGATGTGTTTTAGCGGACACTTGATAGGTGGGAAATTGCAAGATCGGGCCTTGGGGGCTGTGTTGTGGCTCGGTCGAAGCGGCAGCACCAATATATCGCACGCCAGTGATACGACGATCCTCCGACATATGCAGATGTCCGTGTAACAGCAGCCGAACCTTGTGCGTGACGCAAAGCAGATTGAGCATCCGCCTTTGCGACTCCGGCACCTGATGCCCAATACGATCGAGCTGCGAAAAAGGGCGCTGCCCACGTTTGATCGCCGTTTCCTCTTCAGGGATATTCGGGCTGTGGTGCATGGCAATGATTTTCACAGGCACATCCCGATGCTTGTGTAACATGCTCGCCAAGTCCTTTAGTTGATAGTATCCAATATCACCCATGGCATTGGTGGCTGCGGTGAAATTTCCCAGATTATTCGAGTTAAGTCCAAACACCACGACGCGAGGATCAGGACTATAGGCCCACGGAAACCTGGTCGGCTGGCCACCCATCAGCAGCCCCTTGTGAACCTTTGCCATGTCCTCTTCTCGGTACTGTGTACCTGTTTTTGGAAGACGCGCACCCAAACAGCAGACATCGTGGTTGCCAGGCACCACGTGCACCCGATCTTTGATATTGGCCTTTTCTACTGTGTCCCAGAAAAATTTCCATGTATCAATATCGCCACGATCGGTGACATCGCCCGTCACCAGTACCAGATCAGATTCCTGGATCACCTTTGATGCGACAATCTTTCGGAAGTTGGCATTCATGCCGGTGAGTGCATCGAAGAGCTTGGGTTCTGAGCGTGCAGCGTTGTCCTTCGCCGTTAGATGCAAGTCAGAAAGATGGGAAATTCTAAAGCTGTTCACTGCGCTCCCAATTTTCCCTTGTACATAAGAAAAGGATTAAAGGACCCAAGCTCGAATTGTTTTTCGTTCTAATCATCTTTTCCCATATCATCTCTCTCCGCATCTTTTCCTGAAAACTAATTCGAGCCTAGCCCGTTTAAATCCATTTGCTCAGTTTTGCAGTAGCCCATTACGTCCGCTTCCGGTATTGCCGTAAAAGACCTCGACATGGGCAATTGTTTCAATTCCGGCAGGTGGGTCGATATTTTCAAGAATGATGAATTGACCCCAGTGGCTAATGGAAGACAGATGTTCAAAAAACGATTGCTTAAGAGGACTTGCGGCAATTCTCTTTTCATCCTCCGCGAGTGCGCCGGCTTTGGGATTTTTTATCGGGTCGCGATACGTAATTAAGGGTGAATCCAAGATAATGAAGCCAGGATGAGGGAGACTATTTTCTCGACAATAAATGAGAAGGGCTACTTTGAAGGCAGCATGTGTAATGGCTCTCACACCCTTGCCGTTGTTGCTTCGTAACTTCCCATCAATTTTGATGTCATGCGCTTTGTCATCGAAACTCACATGGCAGTCTCCCGGGAATTTCCAAGCCTTAAGTACTTTGCTTATAGTTAAAGCAAGTTGATGAGTTGCTGTGTCAGGTGTTTTTAGATTTGGCTTGTCATCTTTGGAAGGTTTTTTAAGGCTGTTAAACTCTTCTATCTTCGCTAATAGGTTGTTCTTGTGTTCCAGAAGAGAGAGTCCATTTTTTACTTGATCGCGTGTGTCAATGATTTCCCTAATCGTAAGTCTGCTATCGTTGGCTCGCGGGTTTAGCTGGTTGATTTCTCGTTCAACCTCGTCGAGTCGCTGGCTTAGTTGAGGGTATTGTTCTTTAAGCGCCCGTTCTTCTGCAAGCAAGTTTGTAATGACTAATTTGATTTCCTGTCGCTGCTTTTCAATTTTAGCTATTTCAATATCTGCGCCATTACGAATTGCGGAAATATCTTCGTGGTCATTCTTATGCTTCTGCGCGCTGGCTGGCGCGCCGCATAATGAGCAATCTTTTTCATTATCTAGTGAAAGCAAAAAGCTTGCTTCTTCAAGCGCAAGAAGGCGAGCAATGTCAGACTGATAAACGCTTTCTAGTTGAGCAAAACGACCAAGGTGGATATTAATCTCTTCTGTTCTCTGCCCAATTCTTGGAAGTTCAGTAGATAGAAATCTTCGTTCATCTAGTAGGTTGCGAACGGTGCCCTGTACGTTGTCGAATTCCGATTCGAGTTTATCTAATGTTGAAGAGAGCCTTTCATACTGTGACGGCAAATCAGTAACATCAGGATAGTCTGCAAGTTTTGATTCGATGCCGTTAAGCATTTCATTTATAACTTCAATGCGAACGGCCTTTGAAGTATTAAATGTTTTACCGTCTTGTAGAGGCACTATGGCGCTATCGTCCAAGCCTGTTAAAAGCAGCTTAAACACGCTCCTCTCCTTAGTCCTAGTGATATGTTGCCCGCTTTCTACGGGTGACTGTTCGCTTTGAATTGTTGTCTCGTCAGTTAGGGAAATCGCTGCAATGTCTCGGAAGCTTATCGGGTCCGTGTTGCCATTGGCATCTTTGGCTAGTCGCTTATCCGAGAAGCTGAGTTTCTCGAGTAGGAAGTGAGGGAGGCTTTTTGCACTTTTTGTTTGCTGTGTTGGAGCCAATAATTCTGGATCCTTTGCTTCATCTGTTGATTTGATAAGTCCTTTATAGAGTTTGAATCCACCTCCACTCACTGATCTTGATAGAGTGAAATTCTCTGAGTTGTTGAAGGTGAATCCAAACCAAACTTGGTCATAACCTTCACGTTCTGGAATCTCTGGCAGTTCTTTTGCTGCTCCCAGCATAAAGTCGATGGCTTTCACAGTAAATGACTTGCCAGTGTTTGACGCTCCATAAACCAGATTTAGACCGTTGCTAAAATTGAGTGTTGCAGGAGCTACATTAGGACCAGTGAAGGTTAGGTGTCGAATGGTTAGGCTGGGCGTGTTCATTATTGTCTCCCCATCATTGCTTGTTCATCTTGGAACTCAATATTCCAACGCCCTAGCTTATCTGCGATCAGGTCATGCAATGCCTTATCTCCTCGTGGTAGTACATGGTCGGCAAGCCAAGTGGCGCGCACCTTCAGCTTTGCTGCATACTCTGTTTTCATCAAATCAACGAGCGGGTAGGCCTCATCCGTAGCAAAGTATGTAACACCACGTTCATTTACTTCGGTAGATACCAGATGCAGTCTGCGCATGAGTGTAATCCCCTGCTCTACAAGACTTCGTCGGACAAGTATTTCTCCATTTCTTTGAGGTAGATTTGGGTGGAGACTCTCAGGCCCGTCAATATCCCCTGTATGGACAACAAGGTGATCGAGCCAAGTCAATTGAGTCAGATCAAGGGAAATAGGGTATGAAGCGTTCAAAATTACTAGTGTGCGAATGCCGGTTTCAATGGGACTGTTAAACAGTGGCATATGGGGCAACATGTCGCGAGAGTTTATTTTTTCCATTTGACTTTCCCATCGTTGGCAAAGTGATGACAAATCCCTTGTTTTACCGGAATGCGCGCATGTTGGGCTAAAGGACCAGAAGGCGCTAATTGCGCTGCTTGGCTCATTACGGCATTTACGCAACCCAGCGCATCAGTATGTTTCGCCTCGCATGTATCAATAATTCCGTGGTAGATATCGCTCTCGAAGTTCTCTAGCGTAACGTGGTCAGTGTTGTCTCGATAAAAACGTTTGAATGCGTCAGCATCGTAAAAACGCTCTCTCTGCATAGATAGATGCTGGCTATGCTTACCATGTTTTGTGACATCCTCGTGATTCGCAAATGGGAAACCTTCTCGTTGGCCATAGGCATCAATAAGCTGGTTAATATAGGGTAACTCTCGGTTATCAATGCTGCTTGGGGTGGCGCCTTTGGGCGCGGGGCCGGGATCGGCACCAAACCATTTATAAAGCACGGGTTTCGCTGCTGGATCAGACAGAATGTCATCTAACTTGAGCCTATGGATGGATGAGAAGTCATAGCTCCCAATAAATTTATTCAATTGTTGGTCAAGCACGATCTTTGTATTTTCTACGATGTTATCTGCGCAATATTGATCCCACTCGGAAATGAGTTTTGTTTTGAATTTGTTTGGATTGAATATAAGAGTCTCTAAGTTGCGGTTTACACCACGTGGTACGACAAAATAGTACCGCTCTGGCGCAGTAAATTCTTTAAGGTAAGCGTAATAGAGAATTTTCCCAATTTCGCAAACCGCAGTGTCAGTTGGAAGGGGCTTTGCATATTGCTTGCACTGGTAGTTGTCCCAATTGCCCTCGTGCCTCTCTTTTGTACGAAACCCAACGATATCGCGCCCCATATCGCCTGCACCTGAAAAACGAGTTGTTTCAAAATAGCCAGAGGTTTTCGCTTTGACCCAATCAAGTACAAACAGCTCCAACTGCGTATCGTCAAGAGCCAATACATCTCGATCATAGTTTTTCTTTGCCATGTTTATTTCACCCCCATCCCCAACCAAGCATCCGAAGTCAGCGGCCTCTTCAGCGTAGGCAGTGTCTCTTCCAGCCAAGCCAGCGCAAGCTTCTCCTTCTCGCGCCATAGAGCTTCGCTCATGTTTTCGGAATGTGGTTCGACAGGCTCACCACGAACGGACATGATTGATTTCTTCATCATCTGAATCGGTGCGCTGCCCCTGACCATGTTGTCCCAGAAGTCGCCAGTGCTGCCGACGGGGAATGCTTTTGTGACGCCGCGTTGCGGTTTCGGCAGGTCGGGCTTGATGGCGCGCAGTGCGCCGAACTTGGTTTGCGTGGCGGGCGATTGGTCTACGGGTGTCCAAGTGGTGATGGCGATGCTGCCGCCCGGTTTGAGGGGGCTAGCGTTGTGATTGAGCGCAGGTTGTTCGCTGGATGCGTGAGACAAGTCTTCCCCTTCAATTCGAATGCCGGTCGCCCGTCGTGCGGGTGCTTGTCTTGCGCCAGCCTCGCTTCTGGGGATTCTGCTGTGAGCCTCGCTCCGTACGTGCGGCGCGATGTGCGTGGTGCAGATTCACCCGCAAGGGGTACGCCGGTGGGTACCCGGCGGCTGCGCCGCCACCCTTCCGCAGTGCAAGTGGGGCAGACTTTATTTGAGCGAGGCGGGGTGTGTCAATGCGAACGGAAGGGAAATAGATAAGCGCTTGCTGGCGCACTGTTTCTTCTATGTAAAATTAATGTGAAGCTCTATCAAGCCGCCATCTTCAACTCAACTTTCTTTCCCGCTCTGGTCGCCAGCGTGATCAGCATGTCCAGACTGAATTTCTCAAACTGGCCGCGTATCAGGTCGGAGACGCGCGATTGCGAAATGCC is a window of Sideroxydans sp. CL21 DNA encoding:
- a CDS encoding ABC-three component system middle component 2; the protein is MEKINSRDMLPHMPLFNSPIETGIRTLVILNASYPISLDLTQLTWLDHLVVHTGDIDGPESLHPNLPQRNGEILVRRSLVEQGITLMRRLHLVSTEVNERGVTYFATDEAYPLVDLMKTEYAAKLKVRATWLADHVLPRGDKALHDLIADKLGRWNIEFQDEQAMMGRQ
- the katG gene encoding catalase/peroxidase HPI, with protein sequence MTTESKCPFPGHARTSAVAGARSNTDWWPDQLKVNMLHQHSPLSDPMGEKFNYAEEFKSLDLKAVKKDLLALMTDSQDWWPADFGHYGPLFIRMAWHSAGTYRTGDGRGGAGRGNQRFAPLNSWPDNVNLDKARRLLWPIKQKYGRKISWADLMILTGNVALESMGFKTFGFAGGREDIWEPEEDIYWGAEGKWLADERYSGDRNLENPLAAVQMGLIYVNPEGPNGNPDPLAAARDIRETFARMAMDDEETVALIAGGHTFGKTHGAGDAALVGPVPEAAGIEEQGMGWKSSFGTGKGGDTISSGLEVTWTSTPTKWSNNFFWNLFGYEWELTKSPAGAHQWRPKGGVGADTIPDAHDPAKRHAPAMLTTDLALRFDPAYEKISRRFYENPDQFADVFARAWFKLTHRDMGPRARYLGPEVPAEQLLWQDPIPAVDHALIDAQDIAALKGKILASGLSVPELVSTAWASASTFRGSDKRGGANGARIRLAPQKDWEANQPAQLAKVLKTLEGIQGAFNSAQSGGKKVSLADLIVLGGCAAVEAAAKKAGHDVKVPFAPGRMDASQEQTDVHSFAVLEPIADGFRNYVRKGLEASAAELLLDKAQLLTLTAPEMTVLIGGLRALNANVGQSKHGVFTKRPETLTNDFFVNLLDMKTAWQKSATAEGVLEGRDRATGELKWTGTIVDLVFGSNSQLRALAEVYACSDSQQAFVRDFVAAWSKVMNLDRFDIA
- a CDS encoding AsmA family protein, whose protein sequence is MAISKSVKILLLSSGGFVALLACIAVAMIFFVDANAYKLRLQAAASEALGMEVSIGGRLGIGFFPGMLLTMDDVHIHNRGKEILVAEKVRLGLELLPLLRDEFRITNISLIRPKLTIELGADGRYDFESPQAAGATLPAVALPKLSLSGGTIFYADKRSGGGFDAGDCSLDLRDLLLAGGGTDIRKDISFTADIHCGKTRSRDYTVSDLKLSADAKNGVFDLKPVTLGIFGGQGSGSMRADYSGAYPLYHVRFALAQFRIEELLKTQSPEKIADGPMDFSMNLSLQGKTAQQMKQSASGEVVLRGENLTLVGHDLELEFTRFESSQNFNLVDVGAFFFAGPVGLAVTKGYNFANVLKGSGGTSAIRTFVSHWKVEHGVMHAQDVAMATSGHRMALLGGLDIANARFVDVTLALIDSGGCAEVRQKISGPFVKPVVEQPNIFRSLAGPAIKLLKKGRDLLPGGACDVIYAGSVAAPH
- a CDS encoding glutathione S-transferase family protein, coding for MYELFIANKNYSSWSLRPWVLMRELSIPFTETLIPFGNLPDGTTIADVSPSGRVPCLKDGQLRVWDSLSIVEYLAERHEHVWPSSAATRAYARSAAAEMHSGFFELRQRCGMNCGICAPLVDIAAPLALELERLNALWLKGLEKFGGPFLAGPQFTAVDAFYAPVAFRVQTYGLQLKPAAMQYVARLLELEAMREWYAAALKEPWREEQYEAAVRGILVEDRRSVPQSA
- a CDS encoding ABC-three component system protein, translating into MAKKNYDRDVLALDDTQLELFVLDWVKAKTSGYFETTRFSGAGDMGRDIVGFRTKERHEGNWDNYQCKQYAKPLPTDTAVCEIGKILYYAYLKEFTAPERYYFVVPRGVNRNLETLIFNPNKFKTKLISEWDQYCADNIVENTKIVLDQQLNKFIGSYDFSSIHRLKLDDILSDPAAKPVLYKWFGADPGPAPKGATPSSIDNRELPYINQLIDAYGQREGFPFANHEDVTKHGKHSQHLSMQRERFYDADAFKRFYRDNTDHVTLENFESDIYHGIIDTCEAKHTDALGCVNAVMSQAAQLAPSGPLAQHARIPVKQGICHHFANDGKVKWKK
- a CDS encoding metallophosphoesterase — translated: MNSFRISHLSDLHLTAKDNAARSEPKLFDALTGMNANFRKIVASKVIQESDLVLVTGDVTDRGDIDTWKFFWDTVEKANIKDRVHVVPGNHDVCCLGARLPKTGTQYREEDMAKVHKGLLMGGQPTRFPWAYSPDPRVVVFGLNSNNLGNFTAATNAMGDIGYYQLKDLASMLHKHRDVPVKIIAMHHSPNIPEEETAIKRGQRPFSQLDRIGHQVPESQRRMLNLLCVTHKVRLLLHGHLHMSEDRRITGVRYIGAAASTEPQHSPQGPILQFPTYQVSAKTHRVSCNRAVVLI
- a CDS encoding S24 family peptidase, whose protein sequence is MQTRKPINIPVIAAPIQENGMTDSSCSGSEIVALMVLGYAMAPEFIEGEILVIETGAPATDGMFVIGSADGEFIFRQLKRDDRGGWWLHALNPAYPDIAIAGPETIKGVVTHKKKPGSRKSVKYYVPHY
- a CDS encoding XRE family transcriptional regulator; this translates as MCAQADAAQVLGISQSRVSDLIRGQFEKFSLDMLITLATRAGKKVELKMAA
- a CDS encoding DNA-binding protein — protein: MKTVTIDIRPLADTLGDFTQTWKSGKSSAPRVSFESPELLFKVLSGKRWELLNVMTGAGAMSIREAARRVERDVKAVHGDVTALLNAGLLSKTDDGMIIFPYDAIHVDFMLKAA